In the genome of Nonomuraea sp. NBC_00507, the window CGCCACCGGATCGTGCGTGACCATGACGATGGTCTGGCTCAGCTCGCGTACGGACGTGCGCAGGAAGGACAGGATCTCGGCGCCGCTACGCGAGTCCAGGTTGCCCGTCGGCTCGTCGGCGAAGATCACCTGAGGCTTGCTGATCAGCGCTCTGGCCACGGCCACGCGCTGCTGCTGGCCGCCGGACAACTCGGTCGGCCGGTGCGCCAGCCGGTCGCGCAGCCCGACCGTGTCGATCACGCGGTCGAACAGCGCCTGGTCGGCCTGGCGGGCGGAGATGTCGAGCGGCAGGCGGATGTTCTGCTCCGCGGTCAGCGTGGGCAGCAGGTTGAACGCCTGGAAGACGAAGCCGATCCGCTCGCGGCGCAGCAGCGTGAGCTGCCGGTCGGTCAGCCCGGTCAGCTCCACGTCACCGATGCGCACGGTGCCGGAGGTGGCGGTGTCGAGGCCCGCCAGGCAGTGCATGAGCGTGGACTTGCCGGAGCCCGACGGGCCCATGATCGCGGTGAACGCCCCGGTCGCGAAGGTCACGTCGACCCCCCGCAGGGCATACACCTCGGCGTCGCCGTGACCGTACACCTTGGTCAGATTCGTGGCCACCACGGCAGGCGGGGCCTGGGTGAGCGTCACATTCACTCCTTGTCGCGGACCAGAACAACGCGAACCACGCTAGGAGTGGAAATTTCTTGATCCATGGGTCCTGAGGAGGGACTTCTTGTAGGACTCCAGACGACCCGGGTCAGACTTTCGGTCGATGGGACGGCGTGATCAGGCCGCTCTCGTACGCATACACGACCACTTGTGCCCGGTCCCGCAGGCCCAGCTTGGCGAGCACCCGCCCCAGATGCGTCTTCACCGTCGCCTCCGCGACCTCCAGGCGGCCCGCGATCTCCATGTTGGACAGGCCGCGCGCCACCATGAGCAGGACCTCCCTCTCACGGGGCGTGAGGTCGACCGTCCTGGCCGGCTCCCCCGACGGCAGCTGCCCGGCGAACCGGTCCAGCATGCGCCGCAAGGTAGGCGGCGCCACCACGGCGTCGCCCGCGTGCACGTGCCTGATGGCGCTGACCAGGTCGTCCGGCGGCACGTCCTTCAGCAGGAAGCCGGCCGCGCCTGCCTTGACCGCCGCGAACGCGTACTCGTCCAGGTCGAACGTGGTCAGGATCAGCACCTTCGGCCCGTCGATCCGGCTGGTCGCCTCGACGCCGTCCATGGTGGGCATGCGCACGTCCATGAGCACGACGTCCACCTCGATGGTCTTCAGCAGCTCCAGGGCCGCCGCCCCGTCGCCGGCCTCGGCCACCACCTCGATGTCCGGCTGTGCTCCGAGCACCATCCTGAAGCCGGCGCGCAACAGCTCCTGATCGTCGACCAGCATCACACGTATCACCAGGCCGCCTCCTCCTACGCCGCTTTCACCATGGGCAACCTGGCCAGCACCTCGAAGCCGCCGCCAGAGCGCGGGCCCGCCGACATCGCGCCGCCGTACATGCCGACCCGTTCGCGCATGCCGATCAGCCCGTGGCCGTCGGAGCTGTGCGGGGCGGCGGCTCCCCTGCCGTCGTCGGTCACGCGGACGACCAGGTCGGGGGCGCCGTACTCGATCTCCACGACCGCCTGGACGTCCGGGCCGCCGTGTTTGAGCGCGTTCGTGAGGGCTTCCTGGACGATGCGGTAGATCGCGAGCTGCTGGCCCTCGGGGAGCTCTCTGGGCGCGCCGGAGACCCGCAGCCTGGCGGGCACGGCCGAGCCGCGTATCAGCTCCTCCAGCTGGGCCAGTCCCGGCTGCGGGGTGTAGTCGGTGTCTCCGTGCTCGTTCTCGCGCAGCACGCCGACCAGCCTGCGCATCTCCGCGAGCGCCGCCCGGCCGGTCTTGGAGATGGTCCTGACGGCCTGGCGAGCCTGCTCGGGGTCGCTGTCCAGGGCGAAGCCCGCGCCGTCGGCCTGCACCACCATGACGCTGACGTTGTGGGCCACGACGTCGTGCAGCTCCCTGGCGATCCTGGCGCGCTCGGCCGCGGCGGCCATCCTGGCCTGCTGGTCCCGCTCGCGTTCGGCCCGCTCAGCGCGTTCCTCCAGGCCCTCCAGGTAGCGGCGGCGGGTGTTGGCGTACAGGCCGGTCAGCCAGATCGTGACCACGAAGATCGAGCCGCTGAAGAACATCCCGAACGTCGGCGCGTCCCAGCTGACCAGCGCCATGAACATCCCCAGCTCCGCCACCAGGCCGGCGGCCAGCGCCCAGCGGAACGAGCACCGGTAGGCCACCGCCCACAGCGCGACCAGCACCGAGAGGTTGGCCGGCAGCAGGTCGATGTCCGCTAACCACTGGCCGAAGCAGACCAGCGAGATGGCCGCGAACGCCGCGAGCGGCCAGCCCGGCCACAGCAGCGGCACCAGCAGCAGTGCCGACAACCCCACGTAGCCCGCCACGCCGGGATATTGGAGGCCGTCCAGCGACGCATTGGTCACGAACGGCGCTCCGAGGATCGCGCACAGCGCGGCGAGAGGCGCGACCCGGAGGGCGCCTGCCAGCTTCTCATGGCGTCTGGACCACGCCCGTACCCTGCCGAACACATCCTCACGATATGTAAGCCGGGCCCGCCATCGCTCCACCTCCAGGCGGAAGTACGAGTACGACCCAGGTCGCACACCAGCGAAGGTCTTACGCGGGTCTTACGGCGGTTTGGGCATTCTCTATACCGGGAGCGCCCCTCCAGCGGGCGAGTAAAGGGAGATCGTGATGGCGAATCATGATCGCGACGCTGGGTCGCGCGGTGAAGAGGAAGCACCGCGCGACCCTGCCCGGGAGGAGCCTGCGGCCCCCTCGAACGAGCGCGACACGGACGTGTACCCCAACCAGCAGCCCAACCTGAAGTACGGAGAGATCCCCCCGGGCCCCCAGGTGAGCCAGGACGACACGGCGGCCGCGCACACCATGCCCGGCTCGACCGGCTGGGATTCGTCGCGGCGCCCCGACGCCTCTTTCCGTGACTATCTCCGGCAGAAGCCGACCCAGATTGTCGGCGCCGGTCTGATCGGCCTGATCGTGGGCGCCCTGTTCGGCGGCACCGCGGTGGCGGTGGTGAGCAATCTGGGCGACCGGCACGACCGTCATGGCGTGTACATGCAATATCCCGACTGGGGACCGCGACGCCTCGTGATCCCGAATCGGCTCGGTGAGTTCTGCCAGGACACCGGGGACGAGACCGTCTGCGAGGCGCCGTTTGACCAGAGAATCCGGCCCAACACCGAGCCGACCAGCACCGGCTAGTCCGACTAAATCGCCTATTTCACGAAATACGAACAGCTCGAAGCGCAGGTCATTCCGCAAATTGTCGGTCGACCTTCCTACGCTGTATCCATGCGGAACGCCGATCTCTCTGCGGAAGAGCTGGCTCGAGTCGCGAGTCAGGCCAGGTCGATGACGGAGCTCCTGTCTCTGCTCGGCTTGAACAACTCTGGGGGCCGCCGTGCCGCACTCAAACGGAAAATTGCCGAACTAGGCATCGATACCAGTCATTTCCGGCGCGCATAATACAGCAAATACACACCCGAGATCCTGTCCGCTGCGGTGGCCGCTTCTACAAGTGTCAACGGGGTTCTCGAGCACTTGGGAATCCCGCGCAGTGGTGGGGCGCATTCACATATCAGCCGCCGCATCAAGGCTCTCGGCCTCGATATCTCGCATTTCTCACACGTTCATGGGCATTGGCCGACACCTCATCAACAGTTCGATCGCGGCACTCTAGAAAAAGCGGCGGACGGCGCAAGGAGCATGCGGGACATTCTGCGGCGTCTTGGCATACCCGAGTCCGGGAGGTCGCGAGAAGAGATCCGCCGTCAACTTCAGGCGTTCGGACTGCCCGAACCCTCCGGGTTCAAGCGCGTCCTGCTCAACGAGGCGGATGTCAGATCGGCCGCCGAGGCGTCGCGCTCAGTCGTGACGATGATGCGTCTCCTCAAGCTGCCGGTCACCGAAACGAACCGGCGACGTGTCCTGCGCTATCTCGCCCGTTACGGCATCGACACATCCCACTTCGGACGCACGCTCACCAGTTCTTTCCTGAGCACACCGCGCCGCGATCCGCGCGCCCTTCTGGTGGTACGGCTTCCCGGCGCAGGCCGCACCCCAGGACGCGTCCTGCGACGTGCACTAAGCGATATCGGTGTGCCCCCTGCCTGCGCGAAGTGCGGACTCGGTGACATGCGGCAGGGAGCACCGCTGACACTGGAGGTCGACCACATCAACGGCAATCCGCTCGACAACCGCCAGGAAAACCTACGCCTGCTCTGCCCGAACTGCCACTCGCAAACGGCGACATTTGCCGGGCGAAACAGAGGCCGCCGAAGTGCGTAGAGGTGCGGGCGGGGGGACTCGAACCCCCACAGTGTTTCCACCAACAGGACCTAAACCTGCCGCGTATGCCATTTCGCCACGCCCGCGCCGTCCCGCCCAAAGCAGGCCTCACATAGTTTAGCGCTCCATGCGGGGCACAGGCGCCTCTGTGATGACGACACGGTTCCCTTAGGACGCTCGTCAACGGTGTCCCGCGGCCAGGGTCAGGCCAGGCCCAGCTTCTTCTTCAGCGAAGCCACGTGCCCCGTGGCCTTCACGTTGTAGAGGGCCTGCTCGACCTTCCCCTCCCCATCGATGACGAACGTCGAGCGAATGACGCCCACGACCTCCTTGCCGTACAACTTCTTCGTGCCGTACGCCCCGTACGCCTGATGGACGGCCAGGTCGGGGTCCGACAGCAGGGGAAAGGTCAGGGCATCGCGCTCGGCGAACTTGGCGAGTTTCGCCGGCTTGTCCTTCGACACGCCGAGCACCACGAAACCCTCGTCCGTCAACTGGGCCAGGTTGTCGCGGAAATCGCAGGCCTGCTTGGTGCAGCCGGGCGTCATCGCGGCAGGGTAGAAATAAAGGATCACCCGCTTGCCGCGGTAGGCGTCGAGCGAGACGGTGCCGCCGTCGGCAGTGGGGAGCATGAACTCGGGCGCGGCGTCGCCGGGCGCGAGCTTGGTTGCGGTCTGCTGGGTATCGGTCACGGGGCCCTCCTCAGTTCCTCCCGCAAACCTACCGGTTACCGGCCCTGTCGCCGTGCCGTGCGGTGTGGGGACCTGACAGACTGATCAGGACCAGAACGGACGGAGCTCGCACGGCACGCGGAGCGGGCGCGACCCCTCATACGGTCGAAAGGAGAGCCATGGCTGACACCGATCCCGACGAGCTGGAGCGGCGGATCGCGCGCACGCGCGCGGAGTTGGCTCAGACGGTCGACGCCATTGCCGACCGGGTGAGCCCCAAGCGGGTCGCCGAGCGTACGGTCGCCGACGTCAAGAGCAGGGCCGGGCATTTCGTGGCGTCCGTGGGCGATGCCCTGGGGGTGACGCAGAAGCCGGTCGAATACGCCGACACCGCCGAAGGGGTGTGGGAGGAGGAGCGGCCCAACCTGGCTCCGGTGCTGATCGGGGTGGGTGCGGCGTTGGTCGTGGGGGCCGCCATCGTGCTCTGGCGCCGCCGGCGCCGGCTCCGCTGACCAGACGGCTCCGCTGACCAGACGGTACGGCGCCCCTGACCTGACGGCGCCGCTCTTGGGAGGAAGGGCCGGGCTTCAGAGGAACGTCTGGCCTTCGCCCCTGTACGTGGGCGCCGACTCCACGAGCGTGTCACCGTCCACGAAGTGCAGGGTGTCGAAGCGCTCGCACAGCTCGCCCGCCTTGGCGTGCCTGAACCACACCCTGTCCCCGATCCGCAGATCCTGCGCCGCCTGGCCGAGCAGCGGCGTCTGCACCTCGCCCGCGCCCTCGTCGGGTGTATACCGCAGGCCGGCGGGCAGGTACGGCTGCGGCAGCCGGCTCGGCCCCGCCGCCCCGGAGGCCACGTAGCCGCCACCGAGCACCGTCACCGTGTCCGGGCCAGGCCGGCGCACCACCGGCAGCGCGAACAATGCGGCGGGGTGGCCCGTGAAGCGCCGGTAGAAGTCGAACAAGCGGGGATGGAACAGGCCGGAGCCGGCGGCGACCTCGGTGATCGCCTTCTCGCGTACGGTCCGCTCAATCGAGCCGGTGCCGCCGCCGTTGACGAACTCGAGGTCGGTAACCTGGCGGACGGCGTTCACGATGCGGCCGCGCCTCATGACGAGGTCCCTGGCCGACTGTGCCTGCATGAGGCGGATGGCGCGGGCGTACAAGGCTTTCCCCGGCGGGGCGTCGCCGACGCCGGCGATCTGAGCCTCGTACGCCAGCAGCCCGGTCAGCCGGAAGCCCGGTCGTTTGGCGACGATGGCGGCCAGGTCGGCGGCCTGCTCGGATTCGCGGATGGGTGATCGCAGCGCGCCCGCCCGAAATTTCCCACCGAAGGCGACATATCCGGCATCAAGGTCGATGCACACCCGGATCTCGGCGCGCGGTCGCGCCGACGCCACGGCCGTCTCGATGAAGTCCAGGTGAGCCGCGGAGTCGATGGTCACCGTGATGTGCCTGGCCGCCTGCGCATCCCCGGCCAGCGCCGCCAGCGCGTGCCGGTCGGCCGTCGGGTAGGCCACCAGGATGTCGGTGAAGCCGTGACCGGCCAGCCATAGCGCCTCGGGCAGCGTGAAGGCCATGATGCCGCGGAAGCCATCCATGGCCAGGACACGTTCGAGCACGGCGCGGCTGCGTACCGACTTGCTGGCCACCCGGATCGGCTTGCCGCCCGCCCGCCGTACGAGATCCGCCGCGTTGGCGCGCATGGCCGCCAGATCGAGGATCGCGAAGGGCGGCTCCAGAGCCGCTGTGGCGCGGTCGTAACGCTGGCGCTCGTCCATATGAGCAGGGTAACGGCATATGGGGCAAATGAATATGAGCCTAATTCATGTTCATCCGCTTCCCCGTAATGTTCGGGCAAATCGGCGGCGAGGGGCGGTCCAGGCCGTGCATGCCCCATGTACGTCTGTCGTTGTGATGACCACGCTTCAGCGGCAACGGCCCAGCGCCCCGGCGACCACGCAACCCACGGGGCTGCGCAGGGCGAGCCGGGCGCTCAGGCCGGCGCGTACCCTCCCGGGCGCCGTCGTCTCGCTCGCGCTGGCGGCCGGGCTGGGAGCGACCGCGGCGGAGGTGGTGTCGGCGCTGCTCGGGCACCCCCTCGGCTGGGTACCCGTGAACGAGCTCGTCGAGCTCGCCGGCGACACCACGTGGCCAGAGGCGGCCACGGCCGCACTGGCGACAGCGGGGGCGGGCGCGCTGATGGTGTTGCTCGCGATCGTGCCCGGTCGCTACAAGCTGGTGCCGGTGCAGACCTCCGATCCGCTGATCGTCATCGGCATCACCCGCTCCGGCCTGCGCCGTACCCTGCGCGCGGCCGCCCAGCAGGTGGCCGAGGTCGACAAGGCGCGGGTACGGCTGCGCAGAGGCACCATCGAGGTCACCGTCGTGACCCGGGCGGAGAGTTCAGGCTCGATGCTCAGGCAGGTCGGCACCGCGGTCGGCGATCGGCTGGCCGGCGTGGGCACGCTCGGCGCCGGCCAGGTCGTCGTCCGCCTGCGCAGGAAGGGCGGGTAATGCGCCAGTATCTCGGCAACCGCATCGGGCTGGGCATCGTCGGGGGCACGCTGCTGGGCCTGGGCGCCTACGCCTGGCTCCGCGGCCAGGACCGCCTCCTCGACCTCCCGCCGAACACCAAGATCCTCCCGCCTCAGGCGTACCGCGCCCTGGCCGCCGAGCCCTGGCTGCTGTGGGCGCTGGCGCTGGCCCTGCTTCTGCTGTCCCTGGCCGCCCTCCGCTGGCTGCTGCTCTGCCTGGGCTGGGGCCGCCGCGGCACCCGCAACGGCACCGGCACGGCCATGCTGTACGTCGGGCTCAAGGCCGTCGAGGGGGTGGGCCGGGCATGGGTGCGGGTCGGCCAGGACGGCATGCGCATCGCCCTGTCGTGCCCCGCCACAGCCGATGTCGGGGCGGTGGCGAGCAAGCTGGACCAGGACATCGTCGGCAAGATCCGACGCGAGCTCCATGACGACGACGCCCCCACCCTCGTACGGCTGCACGTGCGCCGACAGCGGTCCGCCGGCGCTAGGCCACCAGCACTGTGAGTGTGTGCCAGCCGGTCGCGCCGTCGGGGGCGGGCGGGGCCTGCTGCTCGGTCTGGGTATGTCCGGCGGCGTCGGTCGCCCGTACCTGGATCGTGTGCCGGCCAGGCGTGGCGTCCCAGTCGAGTGACCACTGCCGCCAGGTGTCGGGGCCGGGGACCTCGGCCAGCCGCGCCTGACGCCATTCGCCGCCGTCGACCCGCACCTCCACGGCGTCGATCCCCGTGTGCTGGGCCCACGCCACACCTGCGATCGTGGTACGCCCCGCCTTCAGCGAGGCCCCCGACGTGGGCACGTCGATGCGCGACTGGGTCTTGACGGGGCCCGTGGCCGACCACCCGCGGGGAGTCCAGTACGCCTGGTCCCTGTCGAACCGGGTCACCTTGAGGTCCACCACCCACTTGGTGGCCGACACGTACCCGTACAGTCCGGGCACCACCTGCCGCACGGGGAAGCCGTGGGCCACGGGGAGGGCCTCGCCGTTCATCGCCACCGCGAACAGCGCGTCGCGGCCGTCCATGACCACGTCGACCGGGGTGCCGCAGGTGAAGCCGTCGGCAGAGGTCGACAGCAGCATGTCGGCGTTCGCCTGCAGGCCGGCCTGCCGCAGCACCTCGGCCATGCGGACGCCGAGCCAGCGGGCGTTGCCGACGAGGTCGCCGCCGACCTCATTGGAGACGCAGGTGAGCGTGACGTCGGCCTCGGTGAGCGGCATCTTGAGAAGGTCGGCGTAGGTGATCTCGATGGGGCGGTCGACCATGCCGTGGATGCGGAGCGTCCAGTCGTTCGGATCGACTTGGGGGACGATCAAGGCGGTGTCGATCCTATAGAAATCCTGATTTTTCGTGATAAAGGGAGACAAACCGCTGATGCGGAAGTCCGCGCCTGCGGGGATGGGCTTGGCCGGAGTCGCCGGGGTGGGGAGCGCCAAGCGCACCCGGGCGGCGCTCACCGTCCGCCGATCGCCGACCTGCCACCCGAGCAGGGCGGACGCGCCGGCGACCACCGCGCCACCGGCAACCCCGGTCAGCAGCCGCCGCCGATCGAACGCCGGCTCCGCCCCCGTCCGTGGTTCCTCATCCGTGGCGCCGTGATCGGTGACGTCGGCCGCCTGGTGGCCGCGTTCGCCTGCCGCCCGTCGTACCAGCCACGAGAGCGCCCACGCACCGGCCGCCACTCCCACCACGGTCGGCAGCGCGTCCAGGCCCCCGGCGCTGTCCGGCCGGGTCACGACCGCGAGCACCCCGACCACCCCGAACACGGCCAGCCCCGCGAAGCCGTAGGCGAGCCGCCGCAGGGCCAGCACTCCGATGGCGGCGGCGACCCCCGCGAGCACCACCAGCACCCCGCCGACGAGCACCGGTTTGTCGTAGAAACCGAACGTCTCTTTCGCGAACTCCACGACCGGGGCCGGCGATAGATCGATCGTGGCGTCGGCCACCGCGAGGACGGGAAACGCCTCCGGTCTGACGAACCCCGCCACGAGCAAGGCCGTCCCCAGGGCCACTCCCCCGGACACCCATCCCACCAAGGCTCCCGCCCAGGCGGGCGCCATCGAATTCCTCTGCACAATGCGACGCTACGCCGCCTGGCGCCGCCGGGTTCTTACACGACGGTTACGAGGTCACGCACGATCGGCGCCAGCGCACGGAAGGCCCGCCCCCGGTGGCTGATGGCGTCCTTCTCCTCGGCGGACATCTCGGCCGTGGTGCGGTCGTGGCCGTCGGGTAGAAAGATCGGGTCGTAGCCGAACCCGTTGGACCCGCGCGGCGTGGTGACGAGACGGCCCTGCAGCGTGCCCTCGACCACGCGGGACTCGCCGGACGGCAGAGCCAGCGCGGCGGCGCAGGCGAAGAAGGCGGTCAGCCGGTCCGCCGGCACGTCGGAGAGCTGCGCGAGCAGCAGGTCGAGATTGGCCTGATCGTCACCGTGCCGCCCCGACCAGCGGGCGGAGAAGACGCCGGGCATGCCGTTGAGCACGTCGACGCACAGCCCGGAGTCGTCGGCGACCGCCGGCAAGCCGGAGCCCTGGGCGACGGCGTGCGCCTTGAGCAGGGCGTTTTCCTCGAACGTCACCCCGGTCTCGGCGACCTCACCGATCGAGGGGAACTCCTCGAGCCCCACGATGTCGAACCCGGACAGGATGCGCCGCAGCTCGGCGATCTTGCCCGCGTTGCGGGTGGCCAGCACGATCCTCATGACCCCAGCGCCTCCCGCTGGATCAGCGTGAGCTCCTCGCAGCCGACCACGGCGAGGTCCAGCAACTGGTCGAGCGCGCCCCGGTCGAACGGGGAACCCTCGGCGGTGCCCTGCACCTCCACGAAGCTGCCCTCCCCCGTCATGACGACGTTCATGTCGGTCTCGGCGGCGACGTCCTCGGTGTAGCAGAGGTCGAGCATCGGCACCGCGCCGACCACTCCGACCGAGACCGCCGAGACCGAGCCGATCAGCGGGTCCCCCGGGCACATGCGCCGCTCGCGCATCCAGGCGACCGCGTCGGCCAGCGCCACGTAGGCGCCGGTGATCGCGGCGGTCCTGGTGCCGCCGTCGGCCTGCAGGACGTCGCAGTCAAGCAGAATGGAGTTTTCCCCCAACGCCTTGTAATCGACGCAAGCGCGCAGCGAACGCCCGATCAACCGCGAAATCTCGTGAGTGCGTCCGCCGATTTTGCCGCGGACCGATTCGCGATCGTTACGAGTATTGGTCGCTCGCGGGAGCATGGCATATTCGGCCGTAACCCAGCCCTGGCCGCTGCCTCTCCGCCAGCGCGGCACGCTGTCCTGGACCGAAGCCGCGCACAACACCTTGGTGCCGCCGAATTCGACCAGCACCGAGCCTTCGGCATGGGCGAGCCAATGCCGGGTGATGGTGATCGGGCGAAGCTGGTCAGGGTTGCGGCCATCCTGTCTAGACATGCAGATCACCCTATCTCCGAGCCACAACGCTCTTGACCAAATGTGTCCGACACATGGATCCTTACGCAATGACAACGGGGGTGTTGCGAAACCCTGACTTCCTTCGCTTCCTCAGCTCGCATGTCGCCAACGAAGTTGGCGCGAATGTCTCCCGCGTGGCTCTCCCGCTGGTCGCGGTGTTCGTGCTGCACGCGGGTCCCGCGGAGGTCGGCCTGCTCGCCTCGCTGCAGACGGCCGCCTATCTGCTGATCGGCCTGCCCACGGGGGTGTGGGTCGACAGGATGCGCCGCCGCCGCGTGATGGTGATCTCCGACCTGTCCAGGTTCGTGCTGCTCGGAAGCATTCCGGTGGCGGCCGAGCTGGGCGTGCTGACCATCGAGATGATGTTCGCGGTGGCGCTGCTCGCGGGCACGGCCCAGGTCTTCAACGACGTGGCGGACCAGACATATTTGCCCAAGCTGGTCAACAACCAGCAGCTCACCGACGGCAACGCGAAGCTGGAGGCCGTGCGCTCCGGAGCAGTCCTGGCCGGGCCCGCCCTGGGGGGCGCGCTCGTGCAACTGCTCGGCGCATCGCGCACGATGGTCGCCACCGCGCTGGCCTCGCTCGCGTCGGTGCTCGTGCTGTCCTCGATCAAGGCGCCGGACAAGCGGCCCGCGCACGCCGAGCACCCGCCCATGCTGCGCGGGATCGGCGAGGGGCTTGCCTACGTTTGGAACGATCGCTTGCTGCGCATGTTCGTGGCGTCGTCGACGATCGGCAACCTCTGCGTCAGCGCGGTGCTGGGCCTGTCGGTGTTGTTCCTGGCCGAGGAGGTCGGGCTGGCGCCCGGCGTCATCGGCGTGCTGCTCATGTCGGGCGGGCTCGGCGGCCTGATCGGCGGCTTGAGCGGGGGCTGGTTGTCCAGGAAGTACGGCACGGCCCGCATGACCTGGCTGGCCGTCACGGTGGGCGCGCCTTTCAGCCTGCTGCTGCCGATGACTCAGGCCGACTGGCGGGTGATGTGCTTCGCGATCACCTCGATCATGTTGTCGTGGAGCGCTGCCCTGTCGAACGTGGGACAGATCACCTACCGGCAGACGGTGACCCCCGAGCACCTGCTGGGCCGGGTCAACGCCTCGGTGAGGTTCATGGTGTGGGGCGCCATGCCGCTGGGCGCGCTGCTCGGCGGCCTCGTCGCCCAGCAGATCGGCGTACGTCAAACGCTCTGGGTGTTCCTGGCGGGCAGGGTGCTGACGTTCGTGCCGCTGCTGTTCTCCCCGCTGCCCCGCCTGCGTGACTTCGACGAGGTTCAGGCGAGGTCGTAGACCGCGCCGCTGCGGGCCAGCTCGAACGGACCGTCGTAGCCGCCTCTGGAGGCGTCGTCGAGCACGGTGGCCTGGTCGTTCCAGGGGACGAGGTGGGTGAGCACGAGCCGGCCGACGTCGGCCTTGGCGGCGTGCTCGGCGGCCTGGCGGCCGGTCAGGTGCAGGTCAGCGGGCAGGCCCGGCTGCTCGACGAACGACGCCTCGCACAGCAGCAGATCCGCGCCCGCGGCCAGCTTCACCAGTTCGTCGCACTCGCCGGTGTCGCCGGAGTAGGTCACGGCCTTGCCGCCGGCCGCGACGCGGAAACCGTAAGCCTCGACCGGGTGGTTGACCAGGCCCGCGGTGAGGGTGAACGGTCCGATCTCGAACGAGCCGGGTTCGAGCGGCACGAAGTCGAACGCGGTCTCCAGGCCGGGCTCGTCCGGCATGCCGTACGCGGCCGACAGCCGGGCGGGGGCGGCGGCGGGCGCGTAGACGGGCACGGC includes:
- a CDS encoding ABC transporter ATP-binding protein, translating into MTLTQAPPAVVATNLTKVYGHGDAEVYALRGVDVTFATGAFTAIMGPSGSGKSTLMHCLAGLDTATSGTVRIGDVELTGLTDRQLTLLRRERIGFVFQAFNLLPTLTAEQNIRLPLDISARQADQALFDRVIDTVGLRDRLAHRPTELSGGQQQRVAVARALISKPQVIFADEPTGNLDSRSGAEILSFLRTSVRELSQTIVMVTHDPVAAAYADRVVFLHDGELVTELAAPTPQSVLDTLVKLEG
- a CDS encoding response regulator transcription factor, yielding MIRVMLVDDQELLRAGFRMVLGAQPDIEVVAEAGDGAAALELLKTIEVDVVLMDVRMPTMDGVEATSRIDGPKVLILTTFDLDEYAFAAVKAGAAGFLLKDVPPDDLVSAIRHVHAGDAVVAPPTLRRMLDRFAGQLPSGEPARTVDLTPREREVLLMVARGLSNMEIAGRLEVAEATVKTHLGRVLAKLGLRDRAQVVVYAYESGLITPSHRPKV
- a CDS encoding sensor histidine kinase, giving the protein MRPGSYSYFRLEVERWRARLTYREDVFGRVRAWSRRHEKLAGALRVAPLAALCAILGAPFVTNASLDGLQYPGVAGYVGLSALLLVPLLWPGWPLAAFAAISLVCFGQWLADIDLLPANLSVLVALWAVAYRCSFRWALAAGLVAELGMFMALVSWDAPTFGMFFSGSIFVVTIWLTGLYANTRRRYLEGLEERAERAERERDQQARMAAAAERARIARELHDVVAHNVSVMVVQADGAGFALDSDPEQARQAVRTISKTGRAALAEMRRLVGVLRENEHGDTDYTPQPGLAQLEELIRGSAVPARLRVSGAPRELPEGQQLAIYRIVQEALTNALKHGGPDVQAVVEIEYGAPDLVVRVTDDGRGAAAPHSSDGHGLIGMRERVGMYGGAMSAGPRSGGGFEVLARLPMVKAA
- a CDS encoding HNH endonuclease signature motif containing protein, whose translation is MRDILRRLGIPESGRSREEIRRQLQAFGLPEPSGFKRVLLNEADVRSAAEASRSVVTMMRLLKLPVTETNRRRVLRYLARYGIDTSHFGRTLTSSFLSTPRRDPRALLVVRLPGAGRTPGRVLRRALSDIGVPPACAKCGLGDMRQGAPLTLEVDHINGNPLDNRQENLRLLCPNCHSQTATFAGRNRGRRSA
- the bcp gene encoding thioredoxin-dependent thiol peroxidase; amino-acid sequence: MTDTQQTATKLAPGDAAPEFMLPTADGGTVSLDAYRGKRVILYFYPAAMTPGCTKQACDFRDNLAQLTDEGFVVLGVSKDKPAKLAKFAERDALTFPLLSDPDLAVHQAYGAYGTKKLYGKEVVGVIRSTFVIDGEGKVEQALYNVKATGHVASLKKKLGLA
- a CDS encoding DUF3618 domain-containing protein, giving the protein MADTDPDELERRIARTRAELAQTVDAIADRVSPKRVAERTVADVKSRAGHFVASVGDALGVTQKPVEYADTAEGVWEEERPNLAPVLIGVGAALVVGAAIVLWRRRRRLR
- a CDS encoding amino acid deaminase/aldolase codes for the protein MDERQRYDRATAALEPPFAILDLAAMRANAADLVRRAGGKPIRVASKSVRSRAVLERVLAMDGFRGIMAFTLPEALWLAGHGFTDILVAYPTADRHALAALAGDAQAARHITVTIDSAAHLDFIETAVASARPRAEIRVCIDLDAGYVAFGGKFRAGALRSPIRESEQAADLAAIVAKRPGFRLTGLLAYEAQIAGVGDAPPGKALYARAIRLMQAQSARDLVMRRGRIVNAVRQVTDLEFVNGGGTGSIERTVREKAITEVAAGSGLFHPRLFDFYRRFTGHPAALFALPVVRRPGPDTVTVLGGGYVASGAAGPSRLPQPYLPAGLRYTPDEGAGEVQTPLLGQAAQDLRIGDRVWFRHAKAGELCERFDTLHFVDGDTLVESAPTYRGEGQTFL
- a CDS encoding DUF6286 domain-containing protein produces the protein MTTLQRQRPSAPATTQPTGLRRASRALRPARTLPGAVVSLALAAGLGATAAEVVSALLGHPLGWVPVNELVELAGDTTWPEAATAALATAGAGALMVLLAIVPGRYKLVPVQTSDPLIVIGITRSGLRRTLRAAAQQVAEVDKARVRLRRGTIEVTVVTRAESSGSMLRQVGTAVGDRLAGVGTLGAGQVVVRLRRKGG
- a CDS encoding molybdopterin-dependent oxidoreductase, translating into MQRNSMAPAWAGALVGWVSGGVALGTALLVAGFVRPEAFPVLAVADATIDLSPAPVVEFAKETFGFYDKPVLVGGVLVVLAGVAAAIGVLALRRLAYGFAGLAVFGVVGVLAVVTRPDSAGGLDALPTVVGVAAGAWALSWLVRRAAGERGHQAADVTDHGATDEEPRTGAEPAFDRRRLLTGVAGGAVVAGASALLGWQVGDRRTVSAARVRLALPTPATPAKPIPAGADFRISGLSPFITKNQDFYRIDTALIVPQVDPNDWTLRIHGMVDRPIEITYADLLKMPLTEADVTLTCVSNEVGGDLVGNARWLGVRMAEVLRQAGLQANADMLLSTSADGFTCGTPVDVVMDGRDALFAVAMNGEALPVAHGFPVRQVVPGLYGYVSATKWVVDLKVTRFDRDQAYWTPRGWSATGPVKTQSRIDVPTSGASLKAGRTTIAGVAWAQHTGIDAVEVRVDGGEWRQARLAEVPGPDTWRQWSLDWDATPGRHTIQVRATDAAGHTQTEQQAPPAPDGATGWHTLTVLVA
- a CDS encoding XTP/dITP diphosphatase — encoded protein: MRIVLATRNAGKIAELRRILSGFDIVGLEEFPSIGEVAETGVTFEENALLKAHAVAQGSGLPAVADDSGLCVDVLNGMPGVFSARWSGRHGDDQANLDLLLAQLSDVPADRLTAFFACAAALALPSGESRVVEGTLQGRLVTTPRGSNGFGYDPIFLPDGHDRTTAEMSAEEKDAISHRGRAFRALAPIVRDLVTVV